DNA from Dokdonella koreensis DS-123:
CAGGCGCGGCGGGCACAGTACGTCGGCCTGGCCGAGCCGGGAGCCCCGCGCGGCGAACGCCTGCGCGCGCTCGGCGGCGGCGATCTGCTGGCCCTGGACGACCTGCAGGCGTTGGCTGGTGACGGCGCTGCCGAGCACGCCCTGTTCGACCTCTACAACCGCTGCCGCGCCGAAGGCACGGTCATGCTGTTCGCCGCCCAGGCGGTACCGGCCGCATTGCCGATGCAGCTGCCGGACCTGCGCTCGCGGCTGGCCGCCTGCACGCAGGGCCTGCTCAAGCCGCTCGACGAGGCCGGCCGCCGCCGCATCCTGCGCGAGCGTGCCGCGGCGCGCGGCATCGAGCTCGACGATGGCGTGATGGATTGGCTGTTCACGCGCCAGGCACGCGACCTGGCCACGCTGGTGGACTTGCTCGACCGCATCGACCGGGCGGCGCTGGCGGCGCAACGCCGCGTCACCATCCCGTTCCTGCGCCAGCTGCTGGCCGAGCCGGCCTGAGGTTCAGGCCGTGATCGCCGCTTCGGCTTCGGCCAGGCGCTCGGGCGTGCCGATGTCGAACCAGCGCCCGGTATAGCACTCGCCGCCGATACGGTTCAGCTGCATCGCCCGGCGCAGCAGCGGCGCCAGCCGGAAGCGCGGCGGTGTCCGCGCGGCTCCGGCGTCGCCGGCCAGCGCCTCGCGCCAGCCGTCGAACAGCGCGGCGCGGAAGACGCCGATGCCGGCATAGGTCAGCCGGGGAGCGCCATCGCCGTGGACGCGGCCGGCTTCCAGCCGGAAATCGCCGTCGCCGCCGTGGGCGGGCGGCGGCACCAGGACCAGGTGGGCCCAGTCATCGGTCAGTGCCGGCAGGCTGGACAGGGCGTAGTCGCTCCAGACGTCGCCGTTGACCAGGACGAAGGGAGCCTCGCCGAGCAGGGGCAGGGCGTTGAGCATGCCGCCGCCGGTTTCCAGCGGCTCCGAGCCTTCGGGGCGGTAGTGGATCGCCAATCCCCAGCGCGCGCCGTCGCCGAGCGCGGCGGGAAAGCGGTCGGCCAGGTGCGAGGTGTTGACGACCACGTCGCGTATTCCCGCATCGGCCAGCCTTTCCAGGTGCCACTCGATCAGGGGCTTGCCGGCGACCGGCAGCAGCGGCTTGGGCGTGGTATCGGTCAGCGGCCGCAGGCGCTCGCCGCGGCCGGCGGCGAAAATCATCGCTTGGCGGAACACTAGGCCGCGTCCGCCGGAGCGTACCGGCGCAGCAGCTGCTCCAGACCGGCCAGCTCCGGATAGACGGGCAGGACCTCGAACAGGTAGCGGAAGAAGCGCGGCGTGTCGGTCAGGTACTTGGGCTTGCCGTCACGGTAGTTGACGCGCGTGAAGACGCCGATCACCTTCAGGTGGCGCTGGATGCCGATCCAGTCGACGTCGCGGCGGAACGGTTCCCATTCGGGCACCGGCAGGCGGCCCGCGCGTGCCTGGGCGTGGTAGCTGCGCAGCCAGTCCTCGACGGCGGCGGCCGGCCAGCTGGCGAACGCGTCCTTGACCAGGCTGAGCGGGTCGTAGGCGATCGGGCCGACGCAGGCGTCCTGGAAGTCGAGCACGCCGGGTACGTCCGCGCTGCCGACCGGCGGCATCAGGTTGCGCAGCATGTAGTCGCGGTGCACGAGCACCTGCGGCTGCGCCAGCGCCGCCGATACCAGGCGTTCGCGCGCATCCTGCCAGGCCGCCCGGTCCGCGCCGTCCAGCGTGACGCCGCAATGGCGCGCCAGGTACCAGTCCGGGAAGAGGTCCAGCTCCTGCTCCAGCAAGGCTCGCCCGTACGGCGGCAGCCAGTCCGGCGGCGCCATGCGTTGCAGCCGTACCAGCTCGACGATCGCCGCGGCGATGTGCGGCGCCGGGTCGGCCCCGGCCTGGATCGTTTCGAGGCAGGTGCGCTCGCCGAGGTCGGACATCAGCAGGAAGCCCTGGTCCAGGTCTTCGGCGAGGATCTCCGGGACGTTGAGGCCGGCGGTGCGCAGCAGGCCCGCCACCCGCAGGAAGGGGCCGCATTCGACCTTGTCGGGCGGTGCGTCCATGACGATGCGCGACGGCTGGCCCGTGGCGTGGACGCGCCAGTAGCTGCGGTAGCCCAGGTCGGCGGAGGCCGGGACGATCCGGAAGGTGCCGGCGGGAAGGTGGTCGGCGACGAAGCGGTGCAGCGCCTGGTGGCGGTCGGCGATCGGCGGCATCGGAAGCGGGGCAGGGGTGGTCGAACGGCCCGCCAGTCTAGCCGAGCGGTGGTTTGACCGCTGCGGTCAAAATCAGTACCATTTCGGTACTTATTCGATCGTCTCCCCGCCGCGATGCTACGCGTCAGCAAGCTCACCGACTATGCCACCGTCGTCATGACGGTCCTGGCCGCCGCCGACGGCGAAGTGCTGAGCGCGCAGGGGCTGGCCGAGCGTGCCCATCTGGAGGCGCCCACCGTCAGCAAGCTGCTCAAGCAGCTCGGCCACGCCGGCCTGGTCGAGTCGTTCCGCGGCGTCAACGGCGGCTACCGGCTGGCACGGCCGCCGCAGGCGATCACGGTGGCCGAGATCGTCACCGCGATGGAAGGACCGATCGGCATGACCGAATGCAGCGTGCACAGCGGCCAGTGCGGCCACGAGGCGCACTGCGGCGTCCGCGTCAACTGGCGGCGCATCAGCCAGGCGATCGAACACGCGCTCGACAGCGTGACCCTGGCCGACATGGTCAAGCCCGCCCCCCCACCGCTGCGCGTGCCGATCCCGGTCCGCGTGGCCGTCACCTGAACCTGCAAGGCAGCCCATCCATGGCCACCGAACGCAGTGACATCGAATCGCGCCTGCGCGAGCCCGCCGCCAACGACGCGATCGTCGAGGCGATGGGGCGCCGCTACGGCGCCGGATTCGTCACCGACATCGAAACCGAAACCGTACCGCCGGGCCTGTCCGAGGACGTCGTCCGCCTGATCTCGGCCAAGAAGGACGAGCCGG
Protein-coding regions in this window:
- a CDS encoding aminoglycoside phosphotransferase family protein, producing the protein MPPIADRHQALHRFVADHLPAGTFRIVPASADLGYRSYWRVHATGQPSRIVMDAPPDKVECGPFLRVAGLLRTAGLNVPEILAEDLDQGFLLMSDLGERTCLETIQAGADPAPHIAAAIVELVRLQRMAPPDWLPPYGRALLEQELDLFPDWYLARHCGVTLDGADRAAWQDARERLVSAALAQPQVLVHRDYMLRNLMPPVGSADVPGVLDFQDACVGPIAYDPLSLVKDAFASWPAAAVEDWLRSYHAQARAGRLPVPEWEPFRRDVDWIGIQRHLKVIGVFTRVNYRDGKPKYLTDTPRFFRYLFEVLPVYPELAGLEQLLRRYAPADAA
- a CDS encoding SUF system Fe-S cluster assembly regulator, which translates into the protein MLRVSKLTDYATVVMTVLAAADGEVLSAQGLAERAHLEAPTVSKLLKQLGHAGLVESFRGVNGGYRLARPPQAITVAEIVTAMEGPIGMTECSVHSGQCGHEAHCGVRVNWRRISQAIEHALDSVTLADMVKPAPPPLRVPIPVRVAVT
- the hda gene encoding DnaA regulatory inactivator Hda yields the protein MSGQLPLSLRWPSWLRLEHFDPHGASQGTPAALAAAAADAGAPWVFLSGPRGSGKTHLLVAACHAALAQARRAQYVGLAEPGAPRGERLRALGGGDLLALDDLQALAGDGAAEHALFDLYNRCRAEGTVMLFAAQAVPAALPMQLPDLRSRLAACTQGLLKPLDEAGRRRILRERAAARGIELDDGVMDWLFTRQARDLATLVDLLDRIDRAALAAQRRVTIPFLRQLLAEPA
- the murU gene encoding N-acetylmuramate alpha-1-phosphate uridylyltransferase MurU, which codes for MIFAAGRGERLRPLTDTTPKPLLPVAGKPLIEWHLERLADAGIRDVVVNTSHLADRFPAALGDGARWGLAIHYRPEGSEPLETGGGMLNALPLLGEAPFVLVNGDVWSDYALSSLPALTDDWAHLVLVPPPAHGGDGDFRLEAGRVHGDGAPRLTYAGIGVFRAALFDGWREALAGDAGAARTPPRFRLAPLLRRAMQLNRIGGECYTGRWFDIGTPERLAEAEAAITA